The Caldisalinibacter kiritimatiensis genome contains the following window.
GAGGAGCTCTTATACTTAAGAAAAATTATAATAAAAACTTGCTTTTAGGTACTCATATAGTATCAGATGGTTCAATGGCTAGAGATGCAGGCGTAGAAATAGGAGGTATAGCTAATCCAATTACTAAGGATAATGTTGATGAAGCGTATAAGTCATTAAGGGTAATGAGACCTAAACATATGAAGGATAGACTTAATGAAGTATCAATGAAGAATTGGTTTCATTGTATAGATAAGGCATTTGAAAAATCAGGTATACCTAAAGATGAGTTAGGATATTTAGCAGTATTGCACTTTAAATATTCAATGCATAAATATATGCTTAAAGAACTTGGATTAACTGAAGATCAGACCACTTATCTAAGTCATTATGGTCATATGGGACAGATAGACCAGATATTATCTTTACAATTAGGCTTAGAACAAGGAAAAATAAAAGATGGCACAGTCGTTTCAATGATTGCTGCAGGTATAGGGTATTCATGGGCAGCAAACGTAATAAAATGGGGTCCTGCTAACTAATAAAATTAATAAGGTTAAAGGAGGAAATTTTATGAACGTAAACGAATTATATAAAAGTAAAGTAATTAGTGTAGAAGAGGCTTTAAGTAAGATTAAATCAAATGATAATATAGTTTCAGCATTATCAGCTGCAGAACCAAGAGAAATTTTATCTAAACTTCATACTATTGCAGATAGAGTTGAAAATGTAAATGTAACAACATGTTTGCCTATGGCAAATTATGAATATTTTATGAATCCAGAATATAAAGACAGTTTCTTTATGGATGGTTGGTTCTATAGTCCAGGTATAAGAAAAGCACATAAAAATGGCAATGTATCATATATCCCTAATCACTTACACTTAGCAGCCTACAAAAGGTTAGCACATAGAAAACCTAATGTATTTTTAGGTACTGCTGCGCCAATGGATAAACACGGATATATATCCTTGTCTTTAAGTGCTACATATGAAAGAGAAATGATAGATAATGCAGATTTAGTAATATTAGAAGTAAATCCTAATATGCCAAGAACCTTTGGTGATACAATCATTCATATAAGCGAAGTTGATTATATTGTAGAAACTGATTATCAAGTTCCAGAACTTCCTGTACTTGAACCTTCAGACAAAGACAGAATAATTGGTAAGTTTATAGCAGACCTTATAGAGGACGGCTCTACTATACAATTAGGAATAGGTGGTATTCCTAATGCAGTTACTGCTGAACTAATGGATAAAAAGGATTTAGGAATACATACTGAAATGTTTACCGATGGTATGGTTGACTTATATGAAGCAGGGGTTATAACAAGTAAGAAAAAGACATTGATGCCAGGAAAAACGGTAGCAACTTTTGCATTGGGTACAAGAAAATTATATGACTTTATAGATGACAATCCAGCAGTTAATATTATGAGAGGAGCTTGGGTAAATGACCCTTATGTAGTAGGCAAAAACCATAAAATGGTTTCAATAAATACTACATTACAAGTTGACTTAACAGGACAGTGTTGTTCAGAGTCATTAGGACATAAGCATTTCAGTGGAACAGGAGGCCAGGCTGATACTGCAATAGGAGCTCAAAATTCTCCAGGAGGAAAGTCTATAATAGCCTTATATTCAACAGCTAAAGTTAGAGTGCCAGGTAGTGATAAAAGAAAAGTAGTATCTAAGATAGTTCCAAGATTAGATTATGGAGCAGCTGTTACATTGTCTAGAAATGATGTTGACTATGTTGTGACAGAATATGGAGTTGCTTCTTTAAGAGGAACATCAATAAGGGAAAGAGTAGAAAGACTAATTAATATAGCTCATCCAGACTTTAGAGCTGAATTAAGAAAGGAAGCTAAGGAATTGATGATTTGGTAGATAGTTGAACCATGATAAATATTGAGGGGGAAATATATGTCAAGAGAAGTTGTTTTAAAAAGTGTTGAATTACCTAATGGAGAAACATTAGGGTATAGGGAAACTGTAAAGGGTGAAAAGATAGTATTATTAGTTCATGGTAATATGACATCATCAAAACATTGGGACATATTAATTGATAGACTCCCAGAGAAATATAAGATTTATGCTGTAGACTTAAGAGGCTTCGGGAAGTCAACATACAATAAACCAATAAATTCTATAAAGGATTTTTCAGAGGATATTAAATTATTTGTAGATGAGCTAGGTATTAAAGGATTTACTATAGCGGGATGGTCAACTGGTGGTGGCGTTAGTATGCAGTTTACAGCTGATTATCCTGAATATGTAGAAAAACTAATATTAGTAGAATCGGTTGGAATAAAGGGTTATCCTATATACAAAAAAGATGAAAAAGGACAGCCAATTGTAGGAGAATTATTAAAAACTAAAAAAGAAATTGCTAAAGACCCAGTACAGGTGTTACCAGTATTAAATGCTTATGCTAATAAGGATAAAAATTATCTAAGAAATTTATGGAATATGTTAATTTATACTCATAATCAACCTAGTGAAGAAAGATATGAAGAGTACTTAGATGATATGTTAACACAGAGAAATCTTGTAGATGTTGATTATGCTTTACTAACTTTCAATATTTCAAATGAAAACAATGGTGTAGTAGATGGAACAGGTGATGTAGATAAAATTAATGTACCTACATTAGTTATTCAAGGAGATAGAGATTACGTTGTTCCTATGAATATGGGTAAAGAAATAGCAGTAAGTATAGGAGATAACGCTAAGCTAGTCATTATGGAGGATAGTGGCCACTCACCATTGATTGATAATTTAGATAAGCTTACTAATGTTATAGTAGATTTTATAAACTAAAATAGAGGAGAGAGCAATATGCCTTATCTTTCAGTGAACGATAAAAACATATATTATGAAATGTATGGTGAAGGAGAGCCTTTAGTTGTTTTAAATGGTATAATGATGAGTACAGCAAGCTGGCAAGCATTTATTGAGCCTTTTTCTAAGCAATACAAACTAGTGCTTATGGATTTTGTTGACCAGGGTAAATCAGAAAAAGTAGAAGAAATTTATACTCAAGATTTGCAGGCTGAAGTATTAAAAGGGCTTATAGATAAGTTAGGTTTTACAAAAGTACATTTATTAGGAATTTCATATGGTGGAGAAGTTGCACTTAAGTTTGCATTAAAATATCAAGATAAAATAAATAGTTTAATTTTAAGCAATACTACAAGCTATACCAATGAATTACTTAAAGACTTAGGAAAGGCATGGATAAAAGCAGCTAAAACGTATGACGGAGAGACCTTCTTTAGGACGGTCATACCATCAGTATATTCTATAGAGTTTTATGACAATAATATTGAGTGGTTAAGAAAAAGAGAAAAGTTATTTATACAACTATTTACAAAGGAATGGTATGATGCCTTTGTTAGATTAGTAATTAGTGCAGAGAGTTTAAATGTAACAGAGCAACTACATGAAATTAATGTACCTACATTAATTATAGGCTCAGAATATGATTCAACTACACCATTAAGACTACAAGAACATATCTATAAAAGAATAAAAGATTCAAAATTTGTTGTGATAAAAGGAGCAGGTCATGCTTCTATGTATGAGAAACCTTATGAATTTGTTTCAATTGTATTAGGTTTCTTAAACACTTATAGATATTCATTTAACATAGTTTAATAAAATTACATACAACCGACAATAAGCCCACTTTCGTGGGCTTATTAAATTGCAAGATTATAAAGAAAGTGGTATAATCTTTTAAGTAACTTAAAAATAATCTGTAATCAAAATTTAATTTTTTCCAATAAATAGTCGTGCTATAATAGTTTTAGGACATGCATTGTTTAGTGCTAAAAATTTGATAGTATTAATATTATATAGTACTATAATTTTTTTAAAAGCAATAATTATATACTTAAATTTTAGATATAGTTTATTTGTGAAAGGTGGGCTTCAAATGAAGCATTTTTTTAAGGTGTTTTCAATTGTGTTTCTATGTTGTTTGCTAGCATTAGGTTCTATGTTTGCTGCATTTTTATATTTTAGTAGTGCACAAGCAGGAGATAATAATTCAGAGCAAACTAATATAAGTGAAAATGCATCAGAAGGTGGAAAAGAGACAGAATCAGAAGAGTCAAAAGAACCTGATGACCCACTACAAAAGGCGATAAAGGAAAGTAAAAGATTAAATGTATTATTACTTGGTCTTGAGGGCCCTAGAACTGATACTATTATATTTGCTAGTTTTGACCCTGTAACTAAGAAAGTAGATATGATTTCTATACCCAGAGATACTTATTGGCATAGAGAAGGTTTTGACGAAGCTGACAAGAGAAAGATAAATGCAGTATATGGCGATTGGGGAGTAAATGGAACAAAAAGAGCCATAGAAAGTCTTTTAGGTGGAGTTCCTATACATCATTATGTAAAGGTTACTTACAAAGGAGTAGAAGAAATAGTTGATTCATTAGGTGGGGTAGAGGTAAATGTACCGTTTCATATGAAATATGAAGATCCAACTGATGACCCACCATTAGTAATCGATATACCAAAAGGACATCAGTTATTAAATGGAGAACAAGCGGTTAAATTTTTAAGATTTAGAAAGAGCAATGATGGTAAAACAGGATATAGAGATGGAGATTTAGGTAGAATTAGGGCTCAGCAGCAGTTTATAAAGTCAGCTATACGCAAGTCATTAAGTTACAGACTCCCTATAGTAGCTAGGACTGTATATAAATACGTTAAGACAGATGTAGGCATAACAGATGTTATGAAGTATGTAAATGATGTAATTGGTATAAAATTAGATAATGTATCTATGACTACATTACCGGGTAGACCTATATATAAATTTGGTCTTTCATACTATTCTTATGATAAGGATAAAGTTAGAGAATTAATAATGGATATTTACAATGCAGAAGATGAACAAGATGTAGAAAGTGCACAATAAAAGACTCCCATTACTGGGAGTCTTTTTGTGTGGATATAGGCGATTATTATATCGCCTTATTATGTTAGGGGGAGTGGGGGACTAAGGTTATTATATTTATAACCATAATTTATATAAATTAAACAGTCTTTATAAAAATAATTAGAAACTATAGTATATTACGCGCTGTAATCCATTTGATTATTTAATAACATTTCTCCTACTTTAAAGATATCTCCAGCTCCCATTGTTATTACTATGTCTCCATCGTCTGCATTTTTAAATATATATTTAGCTATATCTTCAAAGTCTTTCATATATACTACATCAACATCTTGAGATTTTATTTTATTTACTAAATCTTTAGAGTGTATAATACCAGTATCCTTTTCCCTTGCAGCATAAATATCAGTAACAATAACTTTATCAGCATCATTGAAAGCATGGCTAAATTCATTAAGTAAAGCTTTGGTCCTTGTATAAGTATGTGGTTGGAATATACACCACACATTATTAGCTTTTATTTTTTTTGCAGTATCTAGTGTAGTTTTAATTTCAGTTGGATGATGTGCGTAATCGTCTATTATTGTTATATTATTGACTTTACCTTTGGTTTCGAACCTTCTATGGGTTCCTGTATAGCTTTTAAGTGAGCTAATTATAGTTTCTGTAGAAATACCAATATTATAAGTGCAAGCAATCGCAGCTAATGAGTTATATATGTTGTGAATTCCCATTACACCTAAAGTAACATTTTCTATTAACTTATCTTTTATTTTTACGTCAAAAGTAGGGAATCCTGCATTGTTAAATTTTATGTTAGTGGCAGTAATATCACTGTTATTATTAATACCAAATGTTATAACATTACAGTTAGCTTTTTTAATTACTTGAGACGCATGTTCATCATCATTGTTTATAATTAAAGCTCCATTAGAAGGTATTAAAGAAGCAAAGTCTTTAAAAGTGTCTACTATATGGTTGATATCTTTGAAGTAATCAAGGTGGTCTTCTTCAATATTAAGTATGATTCCTGTTGTAGGATAAAACTTAAGAAAATTGCCTTTATACTCACAAGCTTCTGTTAATAAACACTCATTATCTCCAAGCTTTACATTACCACCTATTTGGTCTAGTTTTCCTCCTAAAAGTATTGTAGGAGATATTTCAGAGTTATCCAGTATAATAGATAGCATTCCAGTTGTAGTGGTTTTTCCGTGGGTACCAGCTACGGCTATTGAATTTTCATAGTTTTTCATTAGTTGCCCTAAAAACGTGGCTCTATCTATTGTGGGGATATTTAGCTGTTTCGCTTTCACTAATTCAGGATTATCATTTGAAATAGCAGAAGTATATACTATAAGGTCTATGTCTTTTATATTTTCTTCACTATGACCTATATAGATTTTTGCTCCTTTTTGTCTTAGCTTCTCTATAATAGGAGAGTATTTCATATCAGAGCCAGAGACTTTATAGCCATTAGATAAAAGTATCTCGGCTAAAGCACTCATGCTAATGCCACCTATTCCTATAAAATAAACGTGGTTATATTTATGGTTATCTATATTGAAAGTAAACATTTTACAAACCTCCCTATATTAATTAGATAACTATACATATTATTACCAAGTTTTCCACTATTATTATTATATTCCTGACATATAGTTTTGTCACTGTACTGATTATATTATAACGCAATATGGTCGAAAGTTAAAAACTGTATAAGTAGATTACAATAAACTATTGAATATTTAAGTCATAACGAATAAAATATATATATACGAGAAAAACATTCGTGTTTAGGAGGATTAAGGTGAGGAAGCTAAGAAGAAATCATAGAATTGGTGCTTTAATGAATATTTTGACTGAAAGACCTAATCATATATTTACATATAATTATTTTACTGAAAGATTTAATGCAGCTAAATCTACAATAAGTGAAGATATTGTTATAGCTAAAGAATTAGTAGAGGAGTTAGATTTAGGTTGTATAGAGACAATATCAGGTGCAGCTGGTGGTGTTAAATTTGTACCTAAAATGTCTAAAGAAAGGACAAAGGAATTTCTTGTTGAATTAAGTGATAAATTCAAGGAGAAGGATAGATTATTAACAGGTGGGTTTATATATATGACAGATATTCTATATTCTCCCAATATTGCCAACTGCATAGGCAAAGTATTTGCATCAAAGTTCTTAACAGAAGAAATAGATTATGTAGTAACTGTAGAAACTAAAGGAATACCTATATCTATGATGACCGCTCAAGCACTTGATGTTCCACTAGTCATTATTAGAAGAAATGCTAGAGTTACTGAAGGACCAACAGTTAGCATAAACTATGTTACAGGGTCTACTAAAAAGATTCAGACTATGTCATTGTCAAGAAGAGCTATAAAAGAAGGCTCAAAGGTATTAGTAGTAGACGATTTTATGAAAGCAGGGGGAACTGCTAAGGGTATTCAAGATATGATGAAAGAATTCAAAGCTGATGTAGCTGGTATTGGTGTTTTGATAGCTACAGAGGAGCCTAAAAAGAAATTAGTAGATAACTATATTTCTCTATTAACATTAAAGGGAATAGATGAAGAAAAACAAGAAATATACATTGAACCTAATCTTGATATATTAGAAGGTTGATGGCGTAAATAAAGACGTACAGAAGGATGTAAAAGAAGATGAAAAAGAACTAAAAAATGGTTAGTGTTTAGCGGTAAGTAGTTCGTAGAAAATAAAGTTTTTTAAAAAATGATAAATTTTTTTGTAGAAAGATGAATAATTTAATATATCAATAACAAATAATGAAAAATATAATAAAATTCCCTTATAAAGAAGGATTTTCTATGCTTTTAGAGAATACTAACAATACGAACTAATGACTTAACAATGGGGGAAGGTGGTGAATCTATGCAAATCACAGATGTCAGAATAAGAAAAATCAACGAGGAAGGGAAAATGAAGGCCATAGTTTCTGTTACATTCGATGATTGCTTCGTGGTACATGATAT
Protein-coding sequences here:
- a CDS encoding alpha/beta fold hydrolase, whose amino-acid sequence is MSREVVLKSVELPNGETLGYRETVKGEKIVLLVHGNMTSSKHWDILIDRLPEKYKIYAVDLRGFGKSTYNKPINSIKDFSEDIKLFVDELGIKGFTIAGWSTGGGVSMQFTADYPEYVEKLILVESVGIKGYPIYKKDEKGQPIVGELLKTKKEIAKDPVQVLPVLNAYANKDKNYLRNLWNMLIYTHNQPSEERYEEYLDDMLTQRNLVDVDYALLTFNISNENNGVVDGTGDVDKINVPTLVIQGDRDYVVPMNMGKEIAVSIGDNAKLVIMEDSGHSPLIDNLDKLTNVIVDFIN
- a CDS encoding LCP family protein produces the protein MKHFFKVFSIVFLCCLLALGSMFAAFLYFSSAQAGDNNSEQTNISENASEGGKETESEESKEPDDPLQKAIKESKRLNVLLLGLEGPRTDTIIFASFDPVTKKVDMISIPRDTYWHREGFDEADKRKINAVYGDWGVNGTKRAIESLLGGVPIHHYVKVTYKGVEEIVDSLGGVEVNVPFHMKYEDPTDDPPLVIDIPKGHQLLNGEQAVKFLRFRKSNDGKTGYRDGDLGRIRAQQQFIKSAIRKSLSYRLPIVARTVYKYVKTDVGITDVMKYVNDVIGIKLDNVSMTTLPGRPIYKFGLSYYSYDKDKVRELIMDIYNAEDEQDVESAQ
- a CDS encoding acetyl-CoA hydrolase/transferase family protein; protein product: MNVNELYKSKVISVEEALSKIKSNDNIVSALSAAEPREILSKLHTIADRVENVNVTTCLPMANYEYFMNPEYKDSFFMDGWFYSPGIRKAHKNGNVSYIPNHLHLAAYKRLAHRKPNVFLGTAAPMDKHGYISLSLSATYEREMIDNADLVILEVNPNMPRTFGDTIIHISEVDYIVETDYQVPELPVLEPSDKDRIIGKFIADLIEDGSTIQLGIGGIPNAVTAELMDKKDLGIHTEMFTDGMVDLYEAGVITSKKKTLMPGKTVATFALGTRKLYDFIDDNPAVNIMRGAWVNDPYVVGKNHKMVSINTTLQVDLTGQCCSESLGHKHFSGTGGQADTAIGAQNSPGGKSIIALYSTAKVRVPGSDKRKVVSKIVPRLDYGAAVTLSRNDVDYVVTEYGVASLRGTSIRERVERLINIAHPDFRAELRKEAKELMIW
- a CDS encoding 3-oxoacyl-ACP synthase — protein: MTDKSVNVGIVGTGLYIPEGRMTAKEIAEATNGVWAEEAVKNKLGVIEKPIPGPNDGTQEMGVKAGLDALKRTGVDPKEIDLILCIGEEWKEYPLTTSGIYIQEKIGATNAWAIDVQQRCCTTVAAMKMAKDMMIADDEINTVMIVGGYRNCDFVDYADKAMSMMYNLAAGGGALILKKNYNKNLLLGTHIVSDGSMARDAGVEIGGIANPITKDNVDEAYKSLRVMRPKHMKDRLNEVSMKNWFHCIDKAFEKSGIPKDELGYLAVLHFKYSMHKYMLKELGLTEDQTTYLSHYGHMGQIDQILSLQLGLEQGKIKDGTVVSMIAAGIGYSWAANVIKWGPAN
- the murC gene encoding UDP-N-acetylmuramate--L-alanine ligase, coding for MFTFNIDNHKYNHVYFIGIGGISMSALAEILLSNGYKVSGSDMKYSPIIEKLRQKGAKIYIGHSEENIKDIDLIVYTSAISNDNPELVKAKQLNIPTIDRATFLGQLMKNYENSIAVAGTHGKTTTTGMLSIILDNSEISPTILLGGKLDQIGGNVKLGDNECLLTEACEYKGNFLKFYPTTGIILNIEEDHLDYFKDINHIVDTFKDFASLIPSNGALIINNDDEHASQVIKKANCNVITFGINNNSDITATNIKFNNAGFPTFDVKIKDKLIENVTLGVMGIHNIYNSLAAIACTYNIGISTETIISSLKSYTGTHRRFETKGKVNNITIIDDYAHHPTEIKTTLDTAKKIKANNVWCIFQPHTYTRTKALLNEFSHAFNDADKVIVTDIYAAREKDTGIIHSKDLVNKIKSQDVDVVYMKDFEDIAKYIFKNADDGDIVITMGAGDIFKVGEMLLNNQMDYSA
- a CDS encoding alpha/beta fold hydrolase, giving the protein MPYLSVNDKNIYYEMYGEGEPLVVLNGIMMSTASWQAFIEPFSKQYKLVLMDFVDQGKSEKVEEIYTQDLQAEVLKGLIDKLGFTKVHLLGISYGGEVALKFALKYQDKINSLILSNTTSYTNELLKDLGKAWIKAAKTYDGETFFRTVIPSVYSIEFYDNNIEWLRKREKLFIQLFTKEWYDAFVRLVISAESLNVTEQLHEINVPTLIIGSEYDSTTPLRLQEHIYKRIKDSKFVVIKGAGHASMYEKPYEFVSIVLGFLNTYRYSFNIV
- the purR gene encoding pur operon repressor, with protein sequence MRKLRRNHRIGALMNILTERPNHIFTYNYFTERFNAAKSTISEDIVIAKELVEELDLGCIETISGAAGGVKFVPKMSKERTKEFLVELSDKFKEKDRLLTGGFIYMTDILYSPNIANCIGKVFASKFLTEEIDYVVTVETKGIPISMMTAQALDVPLVIIRRNARVTEGPTVSINYVTGSTKKIQTMSLSRRAIKEGSKVLVVDDFMKAGGTAKGIQDMMKEFKADVAGIGVLIATEEPKKKLVDNYISLLTLKGIDEEKQEIYIEPNLDILEG